One window of the Chloroflexota bacterium genome contains the following:
- a CDS encoding PHP domain-containing protein — MKLDLHTHCREATACPHPTPDIVRQIVSAVKAQGLDGIAITEHYTDTYAYEVKEIVHRYFNDEILIIPGKEIDKVFLKIDKALFHLVELYLPGDVTFRFIAHPGHPCIRNLGSYIDSTIHGIEFRNPAHDDEMDDTMIMELAKKHDLVLLTNSDAHSLADIGTYHNEIDIDLLCARARVNQT, encoded by the coding sequence TTGAAGCTGGATCTGCATACCCATTGTCGCGAGGCAACAGCCTGTCCGCATCCGACCCCAGACATCGTGAGGCAGATCGTCTCCGCAGTCAAAGCTCAGGGATTGGACGGCATCGCCATCACAGAGCATTACACCGATACCTACGCTTATGAAGTGAAGGAAATAGTCCATCGCTATTTCAATGATGAGATCCTGATCATCCCCGGCAAGGAGATCGATAAGGTATTCCTGAAGATTGACAAGGCGCTGTTTCACCTAGTGGAGTTGTACCTTCCCGGCGATGTCACCTTCAGGTTCATCGCCCACCCCGGCCACCCGTGTATCAGAAACCTTGGTTCTTATATAGATAGCACTATTCACGGTATCGAATTCAGAAACCCTGCACACGATGATGAGATGGATGACACGATGATAATGGAGTTGGCCAAGAAGCACGACCTTGTACTGCTGACCAACAGCGATGCCCATTCACTGGCAGATATCGGCACATATCATAATGAGATCGACATTGATTTGCTCTGTGCCCGAGCCAGGGTAAATCAAACATAG
- a CDS encoding CoA transferase, producing the protein MAEQQEGALTGYRVLDLADKKGGYCTKLLADLGADVIKVESPEGDPSRRIPPFAGDVPHMEKSLHFLYRHANKRGITLNIEDPAGKTIFKKLVKKADVLVETYPPGYMASLGLDYEALKKINPGLIMASITEFGQTGPYKDWKGSAIVDYAMSNTMITSGFQDGAPINLPGLASYDAASLIAAIQVVLSLYLRGSKGHGQYIDVSVHECSRIGLYPWMLPMYSYNINPGSPPPPPEGRLGAAIYPVYPCKDGMIRIVALTPRQWDALVKVLDEPEVLKLPQWREFYYRIGNAADLYALMIEFTMKYTMLELFERGHNEGVPVVPIYDVGGFVNSPQTKARKFFVDMDHPVVGKFKYPAPPYKWTGTFCGMRRPAPCLGQHNEEIYYGELGFSKYDLVALRRAGVA; encoded by the coding sequence ATGGCAGAGCAACAGGAAGGGGCATTGACTGGGTATCGTGTACTTGATCTGGCTGACAAGAAGGGTGGGTATTGTACCAAGCTGCTGGCAGATCTTGGAGCTGATGTGATCAAAGTCGAGAGCCCGGAAGGTGACCCCAGCCGGAGGATACCACCTTTCGCAGGTGATGTCCCTCATATGGAGAAAAGCCTGCATTTTCTCTATCGGCATGCCAACAAGCGGGGAATTACCTTGAATATCGAGGACCCTGCTGGCAAGACGATTTTCAAGAAACTGGTTAAGAAAGCAGATGTACTGGTGGAGACATATCCACCAGGATATATGGCAAGCCTGGGACTGGACTATGAGGCACTGAAGAAGATAAACCCGGGCCTCATAATGGCAAGCATTACCGAGTTCGGTCAGACCGGCCCGTATAAGGACTGGAAGGGTTCTGCAATAGTTGACTATGCTATGAGCAACACGATGATCACCAGCGGCTTCCAGGATGGGGCACCGATCAACCTGCCTGGCCTGGCATCGTATGATGCTGCTTCTCTGATAGCTGCCATACAAGTGGTTTTATCACTCTATCTTCGCGGAAGCAAAGGACATGGTCAATACATTGATGTCTCTGTGCATGAATGCTCACGCATTGGCCTCTATCCCTGGATGCTGCCTATGTACTCGTATAACATCAACCCCGGCAGCCCGCCGCCACCCCCCGAGGGGCGCCTCGGCGCTGCAATATACCCCGTCTACCCCTGCAAGGACGGAATGATCCGGATTGTTGCCCTTACGCCGAGACAGTGGGATGCCCTGGTTAAAGTGCTTGATGAGCCTGAGGTATTAAAACTGCCTCAATGGCGCGAGTTTTACTATCGCATTGGGAATGCTGCCGATCTGTATGCTCTCATGATAGAGTTCACCATGAAATATACCATGCTCGAGCTGTTTGAGAGGGGGCATAATGAGGGTGTTCCTGTTGTGCCGATCTATGATGTAGGCGGGTTTGTCAACAGCCCTCAGACAAAGGCGAGGAAGTTCTTTGTTGACATGGATCATCCTGTGGTGGGCAAGTTCAAGTACCCCGCCCCCCCCTATAAATGGACTGGTACATTCTGTGGCATGAGGCGTCCGGCCCCATGCCTGGGCCAGCATAACGAGGAGATCTATTACGGTGAGCTGGGTTTTTCCAAATATGATCTGGTCGCCCTCAGGCGTGCCGGGGTCGCGTAG
- a CDS encoding CoA transferase: MPNTPLEGIRVLSFSQGAVIPDFGKILGEFGADVIKIESKEGMDFMRTIGADPNNIAGFNESNRSTRSFGVNLKKEEGREIVRKLIKMTDIIGENFRGDVMKSHDLDYENVRRIKPDIIYVSSQGFGRGGPYADYQAYGPMLAAASGLLALWAHPTDPYPVGANVPLPDHMASKQAVVAALAALDYRRRTGKGQFIDMSQVEMAAGLIGEACLDYTINGRVQKPVGNRSPYAAPYGCYRCKGNDEWCAVSVFTSDEWEKFCKAIGNPSWTKDHKFADVVSRLRNVDELDKLIGEWTIQHGPREVMNVLQSAGVAAGVCQRPADILDDLQLKWLNAFVEIDHPVSGKRMYPAIPFRMSEVKLPPSRPAPLLGQHTAEICRELLKMSDGEIEQLKGQGALEIAAKAK, encoded by the coding sequence ATGCCAAACACTCCTCTGGAAGGAATACGGGTTCTGAGTTTTAGCCAAGGTGCTGTAATACCTGATTTCGGCAAGATTCTCGGTGAGTTCGGAGCCGATGTCATCAAGATAGAGTCCAAAGAAGGCATGGATTTCATGAGGACTATTGGAGCGGATCCGAACAACATCGCTGGTTTCAATGAGTCGAACCGCAGTACGCGGAGTTTTGGGGTAAACCTGAAGAAGGAGGAGGGGAGGGAGATTGTCAGAAAGCTGATCAAGATGACTGACATCATAGGGGAAAACTTCCGCGGCGATGTTATGAAGAGCCATGACCTGGATTACGAGAATGTACGCCGGATCAAACCCGATATCATCTACGTTAGCAGTCAGGGTTTTGGTCGTGGCGGACCATATGCCGATTACCAGGCTTATGGGCCTATGCTGGCGGCTGCCTCTGGTCTGCTGGCGCTCTGGGCTCATCCTACTGACCCCTACCCTGTAGGAGCCAATGTGCCGCTTCCCGACCATATGGCAAGCAAGCAGGCGGTGGTGGCGGCACTAGCTGCCCTCGACTACAGACGACGCACGGGGAAGGGGCAATTCATTGACATGTCTCAGGTAGAGATGGCAGCCGGCCTGATTGGGGAGGCTTGCCTAGACTATACCATAAACGGACGGGTTCAGAAGCCGGTGGGGAACCGCAGTCCTTATGCTGCGCCCTACGGCTGCTATCGTTGCAAGGGCAATGATGAGTGGTGTGCCGTCAGTGTGTTTACCAGTGACGAATGGGAGAAATTCTGTAAGGCGATCGGCAACCCATCCTGGACGAAGGATCACAAATTCGCTGACGTTGTCAGCCGATTGAGGAACGTTGATGAGCTGGATAAGCTGATTGGAGAATGGACTATTCAACATGGCCCTCGTGAAGTGATGAATGTTCTGCAATCTGCAGGAGTGGCAGCCGGTGTGTGCCAGCGGCCTGCCGACATTCTGGATGATCTGCAGCTTAAGTGGCTGAATGCCTTCGTAGAGATTGATCATCCCGTGTCAGGCAAGAGGATGTATCCGGCCATACCCTTCAGGATGTCAGAGGTGAAGCTGCCTCCGAGCAGGCCGGCACCGCTTCTTGGCCAGCACACTGCAGAGATTTGCCGTGAGCTGCTGAAAATGTCAGACGGCGAGATAGAGCAGCTAAAAGGGCAGGGCGCACTGGAGATTGCGGCCAAAGCCAAGTGA
- a CDS encoding metallopeptidase family protein, with product MERAEFEDLVARAVGDLPGEFLSQLENIDVVVQDSPTRRQLANLGPGMTLLGLYEGIPHTERTRAYSMALPDKIIIFQKPIESRCRSTKEIAEEVQRVVRHEIAHHFGFDDDSLRSIEARKGNKRGTS from the coding sequence TTGGAAAGAGCAGAGTTTGAAGATCTGGTAGCCAGGGCGGTTGGCGACCTGCCGGGGGAGTTCCTGAGTCAACTGGAGAACATCGATGTGGTAGTACAAGACTCTCCTACCCGCAGGCAACTAGCCAATTTGGGCCCCGGCATGACTCTATTGGGTCTCTACGAAGGGATCCCCCATACCGAACGCACCAGGGCATATAGCATGGCGCTCCCGGACAAGATCATCATTTTCCAAAAGCCAATTGAGTCCAGATGCCGTTCCACGAAGGAGATCGCAGAAGAGGTACAAAGAGTAGTCCGCCACGAGATAGCCCATCATTTTGGATTCGATGATGATTCACTGCGCAGTATTGAAGCCAGGAAGGGCAACAAAAGGGGTACGAGCTGA
- a CDS encoding D-sedoheptulose 7-phosphate isomerase, whose product MENKTDVVIKQIEDSVVLQKDLITRAGTIIKIATQMVEAFRRGNKVLLFGNGGSAADAEHIACELAGKFTLYRDPLPAIALTTNTSSLTAIANDFGYDEVFARQLRGLLNKGDVVIGISTSGNSPNVIKAIEEAKKNGAVTVALTGQGGKLKEIAEYVLSIPSTDTPRVQEAHIVAGHIICYLVETALFGTNLPPSASRSALR is encoded by the coding sequence ATGGAAAACAAGACGGATGTAGTAATAAAGCAAATCGAGGACAGCGTTGTTCTGCAGAAAGACCTGATCACCCGGGCAGGCACCATCATTAAGATAGCCACCCAAATGGTTGAGGCCTTCCGCCGCGGCAACAAAGTGCTTCTTTTCGGGAATGGTGGCAGCGCTGCTGATGCCGAGCACATCGCCTGTGAGCTGGCTGGCAAATTCACCCTCTATCGGGATCCCTTACCAGCCATCGCACTCACCACCAACACCTCTTCCCTGACTGCCATTGCCAACGACTTTGGCTATGACGAGGTCTTCGCCAGACAACTCCGGGGGCTGCTGAACAAAGGTGACGTAGTCATCGGCATTAGCACCAGTGGCAACTCCCCCAATGTCATCAAGGCAATAGAGGAAGCAAAGAAAAATGGTGCTGTCACTGTAGCTCTTACCGGCCAGGGAGGTAAGCTCAAGGAAATTGCCGAATACGTCCTCTCGATTCCCTCAACTGACACACCGCGGGTCCAGGAAGCCCACATCGTTGCCGGGCATATTATCTGTTACCTCGTGGAGACCGCCCTCTTTGGAACAAACCTGCCTCCCAGCGCATCTCGCTCAGCCCTGCGGTAG
- a CDS encoding GHMP kinase: MRISFGGGGTDVPPYPEEKGGAVLSTTIDKYAYCTLVGRDDDSINVKSLDYDLVARYQINGELKYDGKLDLVKAAIRTMDVKTGFDLFLHSDSPPGSGLGTSSALVVAIVGAFTQWLKLPLTDYDIAEMAYRIERDEAGIKGGRQDQYAATFGGFNFIEFLGKTTIVNPLRIDWDTINELQYRLMICYTGGTRVSAGILHDQVTAYIEKKEKVVQALQETKELAYRMKNSLLLGRINEFGLLLHDAWCCKKQFSGKITDDRIDKLYELARQSGAIGGKLLGAGGGGYLLFLCEFDKWHVVAEKLEQAGGKIVGFAFDLRGMQSWEVSED, from the coding sequence TTGAGGATTAGCTTCGGCGGCGGTGGCACCGACGTTCCCCCTTATCCGGAAGAAAAGGGGGGCGCAGTCCTCAGTACCACCATTGATAAATATGCCTATTGCACACTGGTGGGGCGTGATGATGACTCCATCAACGTCAAATCCCTGGACTACGACCTCGTTGCCAGATACCAGATCAACGGTGAATTGAAGTACGACGGCAAGCTGGATTTAGTTAAAGCGGCTATCCGTACCATGGACGTGAAGACTGGTTTCGACCTTTTCCTGCACAGCGATTCGCCACCGGGCTCAGGCCTGGGAACCTCTTCGGCGCTGGTAGTGGCCATTGTCGGTGCTTTCACACAGTGGCTCAAACTGCCCCTCACAGATTATGATATTGCCGAGATGGCTTACCGCATCGAACGGGATGAAGCCGGCATTAAAGGAGGAAGACAGGATCAGTATGCAGCTACATTCGGCGGATTTAACTTTATCGAGTTTCTCGGCAAGACAACCATAGTCAATCCGCTGCGGATAGACTGGGATACCATCAATGAGCTTCAGTATCGGTTGATGATTTGTTACACCGGAGGGACTAGAGTCTCTGCTGGTATTCTCCATGACCAGGTAACTGCTTACATTGAGAAGAAGGAGAAGGTGGTTCAAGCCCTACAGGAAACGAAGGAACTGGCCTATCGCATGAAGAATTCCCTTCTCCTGGGAAGAATCAACGAATTTGGGCTTCTATTGCACGATGCCTGGTGCTGCAAGAAGCAGTTCTCTGGAAAGATAACAGATGATCGCATCGACAAGCTTTACGAATTGGCCAGACAAAGTGGGGCTATAGGTGGTAAGTTGCTGGGAGCAGGAGGTGGTGGTTACCTACTTTTCCTCTGCGAATTTGACAAGTGGCACGTTGTGGCTGAGAAGCTGGAGCAAGCTGGCGGCAAGATCGTTGGCTTTGCTTTCGACCTCCGTGGCATGCAAAGCTGGGAGGTCAGCGAGGACTGA
- the gmhB gene encoding D-glycero-beta-D-manno-heptose 1,7-bisphosphate 7-phosphatase yields MALDRAVFLDRDGTIAKDVPYCRRVEDFEILPHAPQGIRMVNQHGFKTVVITNQSGIARGYFTEETLSLIHQKMKQELHKHHAFVDAIYFCPHHPDDGCDCRKPKPALLLQAAKDMGIALEMSYMIGDDAKDVEAGNAAGCRTVWLTTDPSQTENKQQHQLPDHIAGSLYEAVEWVVEDAKSRPIQ; encoded by the coding sequence ATGGCATTGGACAGAGCCGTATTCCTTGACAGGGATGGCACCATCGCCAAAGATGTCCCCTATTGCCGCCGTGTGGAAGACTTTGAGATTCTGCCCCATGCACCGCAGGGAATTCGAATGGTGAATCAACATGGTTTCAAGACTGTGGTGATCACCAATCAATCAGGAATAGCTCGGGGTTACTTCACAGAGGAGACATTGTCCCTCATTCACCAAAAGATGAAGCAGGAATTGCACAAACATCATGCCTTTGTGGACGCTATCTATTTTTGCCCCCACCATCCCGATGATGGATGTGATTGCCGCAAGCCAAAGCCTGCACTTCTCCTGCAAGCGGCAAAGGATATGGGCATAGCCTTAGAGATGTCATACATGATCGGCGATGATGCCAAGGACGTGGAGGCAGGTAATGCCGCCGGTTGTCGGACAGTCTGGTTGACTACAGATCCAAGCCAGACAGAAAACAAGCAACAGCATCAATTACCCGATCATATTGCTGGCAGCCTGTACGAGGCAGTAGAATGGGTGGTAGAGGACGCAAAATCGAGGCCCATTCAATGA
- a CDS encoding SIS domain-containing protein has protein sequence MTRSSQIIKAYLDEMRATLTKLPLETIEQMVQVLRSARAQKKQVFLFGNGGSAATASHLAVDLTKGTIAPDKPRLRAIALTDNVPLISAWANDTSYEDIFSQQLQTQVEPGDVVIGISGSGRSPNVLKALKLAKSVGAITIGLTGFDGGKMKDLVDLCVIVPDNSMEQVEDVHLMLGHVMTSCLRADG, from the coding sequence ATGACTAGAAGCAGCCAAATCATAAAAGCTTATCTGGACGAAATGCGCGCTACTTTGACCAAGTTGCCTCTAGAGACCATAGAACAGATGGTTCAGGTTTTGAGGAGTGCACGCGCTCAGAAGAAACAGGTTTTCCTTTTCGGTAATGGAGGCAGCGCTGCCACTGCTTCTCACCTCGCTGTTGATCTAACTAAGGGAACTATCGCTCCAGATAAACCCCGCCTGCGAGCCATCGCCCTGACTGACAACGTGCCTCTTATCTCTGCCTGGGCCAATGATACCTCGTACGAGGATATCTTCTCTCAACAACTGCAAACCCAGGTTGAGCCAGGGGATGTGGTCATTGGCATTAGTGGAAGCGGCAGGTCACCCAATGTGCTCAAGGCACTGAAGCTGGCAAAGTCCGTTGGCGCTATCACTATTGGGCTCACCGGCTTCGACGGAGGGAAAATGAAGGACCTCGTTGACCTCTGCGTTATCGTGCCTGACAACTCCATGGAGCAGGTCGAGGATGTACACCTCATGCTGGGTCACGTGATGACCTCATGCCTTAGAGCAGATGGCTGA
- a CDS encoding Yip1 family protein, which yields MQPLILDILYQVLVSPSKAFSTVTRKKPWHWALLIATSVSLIFAFDLLPNPPQLVEVILGSGRGTLQLAPVVSIWVLMFLAVLIVMAGLFHMLALLFRGKGSYLGILCGVGFASFPAVFVGPLALLRAFLSSATGQTVYFTCCFILSLWILTLCIIAVRHNYSLSPARAAAACLIPVFLVIVLPPLVVALSMAS from the coding sequence ATGCAACCGCTAATACTGGACATTCTCTATCAGGTTCTGGTATCACCATCAAAGGCATTTTCCACCGTGACCAGGAAGAAACCCTGGCATTGGGCACTGCTCATAGCCACATCCGTTTCTCTAATATTTGCTTTTGATTTACTCCCCAATCCTCCTCAACTCGTCGAGGTCATACTTGGGTCAGGGAGAGGCACCCTGCAGCTTGCCCCCGTGGTATCTATCTGGGTCCTTATGTTTCTGGCAGTCCTGATCGTGATGGCCGGGCTTTTCCACATGCTCGCCCTCCTCTTCCGGGGCAAGGGCAGCTACCTGGGAATACTATGTGGAGTAGGCTTTGCTTCCTTTCCTGCAGTGTTCGTTGGGCCACTGGCTCTCCTGCGCGCCTTCCTTAGCTCAGCCACTGGACAGACTGTCTACTTCACTTGTTGCTTCATTCTCTCTCTCTGGATTTTGACACTGTGCATAATCGCCGTGCGCCATAATTACAGCCTCTCACCTGCCAGGGCCGCTGCTGCCTGTCTTATTCCTGTCTTCTTGGTAATCGTCCTTCCGCCGCTTGTAGTAGCTCTTTCCATGGCATCTTGA
- the hrcA gene encoding heat-inducible transcriptional repressor HrcA translates to MDRLLERRATILSIVVGEYIDSGTPVASESMARCYSLKVSPATIRNDMASLEEEGYIRRPHTSAGAIPSDRGYRYYVECLMKEAEISRKDRRGIQEFFYQAEQEPDEWARLAVSVLTQRLRSIALATPPRASGCHFRRLDLIALQDLLIMLVLVLQEGGIKQRLIAVEKVISQDELTAVANKMNEVYQGLDYAEIRAEATDLYLSLLEESITGVIVHMMEAENKRRHGQFYIDGWRYLLGQGEITRSRRLLDLVEALEERSILSTLIGNLDHGSGIKIIIGNENENEALRECSVILSNYGACGRTGTIGIIGPTRMSYSRAIPMINYLSNLMSDLLVEVYS, encoded by the coding sequence ATGGATCGTTTGTTAGAAAGAAGGGCAACTATTCTCAGTATCGTTGTAGGGGAGTACATAGACTCTGGTACTCCGGTAGCTTCTGAGAGTATGGCACGGTGCTATTCTTTGAAGGTTAGTCCGGCGACCATACGCAACGACATGGCTTCTCTTGAAGAGGAAGGGTACATTCGCCGTCCCCATACGTCTGCCGGGGCTATACCTTCTGACAGGGGTTATCGTTACTACGTTGAATGCCTGATGAAGGAAGCGGAGATCAGCCGGAAGGATAGACGGGGTATACAAGAGTTCTTCTATCAGGCGGAGCAGGAACCCGACGAGTGGGCGCGATTGGCGGTATCAGTGCTTACCCAGAGGCTGAGGAGCATTGCTCTGGCCACCCCACCGCGGGCTTCAGGCTGCCACTTCAGACGTTTGGATCTCATAGCCCTTCAAGATTTGCTTATCATGCTGGTGCTGGTTCTACAGGAGGGGGGGATCAAACAGCGGCTCATTGCGGTGGAGAAAGTTATCTCTCAGGATGAACTCACTGCTGTGGCTAATAAGATGAATGAGGTTTATCAGGGACTGGATTATGCTGAGATCCGCGCCGAGGCGACTGATTTGTACCTGTCTCTGCTTGAGGAATCGATTACCGGGGTGATAGTGCACATGATGGAGGCAGAAAACAAAAGGCGACATGGGCAATTCTATATTGATGGATGGCGTTACCTGTTAGGTCAAGGGGAAATCACCAGGAGCAGGAGGCTGCTCGATCTGGTCGAGGCCCTGGAGGAGAGGAGCATCCTCAGCACCCTTATTGGTAATCTGGATCATGGGTCAGGAATCAAGATTATCATAGGCAATGAGAACGAAAACGAGGCTTTACGGGAGTGCAGTGTAATTTTGAGCAACTATGGGGCTTGTGGCAGGACGGGAACTATCGGGATCATCGGCCCCACGCGCATGTCCTACAGTCGAGCGATTCCTATGATAAACTATCTGTCTAATCTTATGAGTGATTTGCTAGTTGAGGTATACTCTTGA
- a CDS encoding nucleotide exchange factor GrpE yields MEENRQEEIVEVAAEGKEELNKALEEEKAKAEKYLGNWQRAEADFDNYRKRVEQEKSDLVRFANTSLILNLLPVLDDMERAFRSLPDKLAQMTWTDGIRLIHRKLQATLEAQGVSEIKAVVEPFDPAVHEAVAQGVGEEGKIVEELQKGYKLHGRVIRPAYVVVGNGTQQKENETDQPNGSGD; encoded by the coding sequence ATGGAAGAGAATAGGCAGGAAGAAATCGTAGAGGTGGCAGCTGAGGGTAAAGAAGAGCTGAACAAGGCTCTGGAGGAAGAAAAGGCCAAGGCAGAAAAGTATCTGGGCAACTGGCAAAGAGCAGAAGCTGATTTCGATAATTACCGGAAACGGGTTGAGCAGGAGAAGAGTGACCTCGTCAGATTTGCCAATACATCGCTTATTCTTAACCTGTTGCCGGTGCTCGACGATATGGAACGTGCCTTCAGGTCGCTTCCCGACAAGCTGGCGCAGATGACGTGGACGGACGGCATTCGGCTTATTCATCGTAAGCTCCAGGCCACTTTGGAAGCGCAGGGAGTCTCTGAGATCAAGGCAGTAGTGGAGCCCTTCGATCCCGCTGTTCATGAGGCAGTGGCTCAGGGTGTAGGGGAGGAAGGGAAGATAGTTGAGGAGTTACAGAAAGGATACAAATTGCACGGTCGAGTAATTCGGCCCGCCTATGTGGTCGTTGGCAATGGTACACAGCAAAAAGAAAATGAGACGGACCAGCCTAATGGTTCCGGAGATTGA
- the dnaK gene encoding molecular chaperone DnaK, which produces MGRAVGIDLGTTFSEIATMEGGQPKIIPSVEGSTLFPSVVAMGNTGERLVGQLARRQAIVNPENTIYSIKRFMGRKWGEPAGRELPVEEDARRKTYKVTKGPNNEVRVVMGGKEYRPEEISAVILQKLKADAETYLGEKVTDAVITVPAYFNDAQRQATKDAGAIAGLNVLRIINEPTAAALAYGLDKKKEQTIAVYDLGGGTFDVSILELGEGTFQVKSTAGDTHLGGDDFDQRIMDWICDEFKRGQGIDLRQDRIALQRIREAAEKAKIELSTMQQTEISLPYVTADASGPKHLSMSLTRAKLEQLVMDLAEKTLEPCRQALADSGKTAAQIDEVILVGGQTRMPLVQQKVKGLFGKEPHKGVNADEVVASGAAIQSGVLKGEVREVLLLDVTPLTLGIETLGGVATPLIPRNTTIPSSKSQVFSTAADNQPSVEVHVIQGERPMATDNKTLGRFMLDGILPAPRGMPQVEVTFDIDANGILKVSAKDKGTGREQKITITASSGLNKDEVERMKKEAEVHAADDQKRKDEVEARNTADTLVYTAEKTMREHGDKVPADVKQQVEGKIAAVRSAMQGQDISYLRRTVQELSEVLQRVGASVYQQPGAPPPGGEAPPPPGGQGPAGGKPDEGSVDGEFREV; this is translated from the coding sequence ATGGGTAGAGCAGTAGGGATAGACCTGGGAACGACGTTTAGTGAGATAGCGACGATGGAGGGAGGTCAGCCAAAGATCATTCCTTCCGTGGAGGGCAGCACCCTGTTCCCCTCAGTGGTAGCGATGGGAAACACGGGTGAACGCCTTGTGGGGCAACTGGCAAGGCGTCAGGCGATCGTCAACCCTGAGAATACTATCTACAGCATAAAGAGATTCATGGGTCGGAAATGGGGGGAGCCAGCGGGGCGAGAATTACCGGTGGAAGAGGATGCCCGGCGCAAGACATACAAGGTGACGAAGGGGCCAAACAACGAGGTTCGGGTGGTCATGGGAGGGAAGGAGTACAGGCCGGAGGAGATCTCGGCCGTGATTCTGCAGAAGCTTAAGGCTGATGCCGAGACATATCTTGGTGAGAAGGTAACTGATGCCGTAATCACTGTCCCGGCCTACTTCAACGATGCTCAGCGGCAGGCGACCAAAGACGCAGGGGCCATTGCCGGACTCAACGTGTTGCGAATAATCAACGAGCCGACGGCTGCTGCCTTGGCCTATGGACTGGATAAGAAGAAGGAACAGACTATCGCCGTATACGACCTTGGAGGCGGGACTTTTGACGTATCCATACTCGAGCTAGGTGAAGGGACATTCCAGGTGAAATCCACCGCCGGGGATACTCACCTGGGTGGTGATGATTTCGACCAGAGAATCATGGATTGGATTTGTGATGAATTCAAACGAGGGCAGGGGATAGATCTGCGCCAGGACCGGATTGCGCTGCAGCGAATCAGGGAAGCGGCTGAGAAGGCCAAGATAGAACTATCCACCATGCAGCAAACAGAGATAAGCCTCCCTTACGTCACTGCAGACGCAAGCGGTCCTAAACACCTCAGCATGAGTCTGACGAGAGCAAAGCTGGAACAACTGGTAATGGATTTGGCAGAAAAAACGTTAGAGCCCTGCCGGCAGGCACTAGCGGATTCTGGCAAGACAGCAGCACAGATTGATGAGGTGATACTGGTTGGTGGGCAAACGAGGATGCCGCTTGTTCAACAAAAAGTAAAGGGGTTGTTTGGTAAGGAACCTCATAAAGGGGTGAATGCAGATGAGGTGGTGGCTAGCGGAGCGGCCATTCAGTCCGGCGTACTCAAGGGTGAAGTGAGAGAGGTACTCCTTCTGGATGTTACGCCGCTGACCCTGGGTATCGAGACTCTGGGTGGCGTGGCCACACCCCTGATCCCGCGCAATACCACTATTCCCAGCAGCAAGAGCCAGGTCTTTTCCACTGCTGCTGACAACCAGCCCAGTGTAGAGGTCCATGTCATACAGGGCGAGCGCCCCATGGCGACTGACAATAAGACGCTGGGGAGGTTCATGCTCGATGGTATTCTTCCTGCACCGCGCGGCATGCCGCAGGTCGAAGTCACCTTTGACATTGATGCCAATGGCATCCTCAAGGTAAGTGCCAAAGATAAAGGTACCGGCAGAGAGCAGAAAATCACTATTACTGCCTCCAGCGGCCTCAACAAGGATGAAGTAGAGCGGATGAAGAAAGAGGCAGAGGTGCATGCTGCAGATGATCAGAAGAGGAAGGATGAGGTCGAAGCCCGCAACACTGCTGATACGTTGGTCTACACTGCTGAGAAGACGATGCGGGAGCATGGAGACAAGGTGCCGGCCGACGTGAAGCAGCAAGTCGAAGGCAAGATCGCCGCTGTCCGCTCAGCGATGCAGGGTCAGGACATAAGCTATCTTCGCCGCACCGTTCAGGAGCTTTCTGAGGTTCTGCAGCGGGTCGGCGCCAGTGTTTATCAGCAACCAGGAGCGCCGCCGCCAGGTGGTGAGGCCCCACCTCCACCAGGAGGCCAGGGTCCCGCCGGGGGCAAACCTGACGAGGGCAGTGTCGATGGTGAGTTCCGAGAGGTATAA
- a CDS encoding DUF5684 domain-containing protein, producing MGGVFWIIYIAVIVFMIACMWTVFGKAGKPGWGCIVPIYNIMLLCDIAGKSRWWTLLCCIPLVNIVAIIILSLGVAKNFGRSDGFGVGLWLLAPIFYGILAFGSSQYSRLPGKQV from the coding sequence ATGGGAGGAGTCTTCTGGATCATCTACATCGCAGTGATCGTCTTCATGATAGCGTGTATGTGGACCGTCTTCGGGAAAGCCGGGAAACCCGGTTGGGGTTGCATCGTTCCGATATACAACATCATGCTTCTATGTGACATTGCCGGAAAATCACGCTGGTGGACATTGCTATGTTGCATTCCATTAGTCAACATTGTCGCCATCATAATTCTGAGCCTTGGTGTGGCCAAGAACTTCGGTAGGAGTGATGGATTTGGAGTGGGCCTCTGGCTTCTCGCCCCTATCTTCTATGGAATATTGGCGTTCGGGTCTTCTCAGTATTCTCGACTCCCTGGGAAACAGGTGTAG